TGTACGTAACATTGTTTTAACATGTGCTATAGCCCTAGTCATCTTCCAGTTACTGTGTTTAACTCCAGGGTGGCCAAGGCGTATGTGAACCAGAGGAAACTGGACCATGAGGTGAAGACGCTACAGGTGCAGGCCGGCCAGTTCTCCAAGCAGACTGGCCAGTGGATTAGTATGGTGGAAGGCTTCAACCAGGCCctgaaggtacacacacacacacacacacaaccctatatGGTCTTAGATTAGGAACCAACATCTCTAAATCTTTGGTGAGTGGTGGCAGACAACATGTTTGGAGAAGTGGTATGGGGTATTTTCCTTCTGCACCCAAATCAAAGTTATCTTTACTATCCCTAGAGACAGAAGTTAGTTTAAACAGTTCCACTCCTTTTTTTGATGTATCATGAACTCTGTCACTTATCCAGTGAAACATTCTAACGTTCAAAAGCATTTTAGCcaagggttggtgtgtgtgtatacatacatacatacatacatacagtggggcaaaaaagtatttagtcagtcaccaattgtgcaagttctcgccCTTAAAAACAtgagaggcctgtacttttcatcataggtacacttcaactattcaaaatgagggaaaaaaatccagaaaatcacattgtaggattttttatggatttatttgcaaattatggtggaaaataagtatttggtcaataacaaaagtttatctcaatacaaggttatataccctttgttggtaaACGTtttctaaaaaatatatacaattacAGTAGGCCTCAAGCACATCAATGTATATCTGTGACTCACAGAAAGTTACTGTTCTACCAAGACCACTCTTTCTCAGCTGTAAGACAATCTCTGTGCTGTGTCTTTGTTAGCATAGTGGAGGTAACTGAGGTATGAAGGAAATCCAAACCCTTGTTGTTGAACATCAAACACATTCCCTCCTGGCCTTCTACAATGTCCTGAGAAGCTGGTGCATTATCCTTGTCATATACTGCAAACTGAGAAAAGAAGGTGTCACTAGCCTGAGGGACCTTGGCTTGgtcaggggggtgggggggggggggggttgcttcaTTCCCGTCAAAATATCTCTGAGTCATCTCAGTCATGGcttatttttttgctttgtcaagaGGATGACTTTCAGGACATTCTGACAATGAGATGAACCTCCATGTCTGGTTCTCATTCATAAAGTTGACAGTACCACCCCCTTGTGGCAGGAAATGGTCATTACCATAGacgcagtgcatttggaaagtattcagaccccttcccacattttgttacaatacagccttattctaaaatgtattaaatgaacaaatgtcctcaatctacacacaataccctataatgacaaagcaaaaacaggttagaaatgttcaaaataaaaaacagaaaccttattcacataagtgttcagaccctttgctatgaaactggaacttgagctcaggtgcatcctctttccattaatcatccttgagatgtttctacaacttgattggagtccacctgtggtatattcaagacaggattgtggcgaggcaaagatctggggaacggtaccaaaacatttctgcagcattgaaggtccccaagaacacagtgacctccatcattcttaaatggaagaagtttgaaccaccaagactcttcctagagctggccgccaagctgagcaatcaggggagaagggccttggtcagggaggttaccaagaatcagatggtcactctgacagagctccagagttcctatgtggagatgggagaaccttccagaaggacaaccatctctgcagcactccaccaatcaggcctttatggtagaattgccagacggaagcctctcctcagtaaaaggcacatggcagcccccTTGGAGTTATCCAAaggactgtcagaccatgagaaacaagattgaactcttgtcatgtctggaggaaccctggcaccatccctacggtgaagcatggtggtggcagcatcatgctgtgtggatgtttttcatctgcagggactgggagtctagtcaggatcgagggaaagatcaaaggagcaaagtacagcgagatccttgatttaaaaacctgctccagagcactcaggacctcagactggggtgacggttcaccttccaagaggacaatgaccctaagcacacagccaagacaagtctctgaatgtccttgagtggcccaaacagagcccggacttcaacccgatcgaacatctctggagagacctgaaaatagctgtgcagcgacgcttcccatccaacatgacagagcttgagaggacctgcaaAGAACAAtgggagcaccccccccccccccctcccccaaaacaggtgtgccaagcttgtagcgtcatacccaagaagacttgaataTATAATCGCTTCCAAAGtggcttcaacaaagcactgagtaaagggcctgagtacttacgtaaatgtgatgtttcagtttatgttaatacatttgcaaaacatttgaacctgtttttaatttgttattattgtgttattgtgtgtagattgaggctaaataaattaatttaattcattttagaataaggctgtaacataacaaaagcaatactttccgaatgcactgtatactgtatttagatataaagtgccttcagaaactattcacacccgttgactttttccacgttttgttgtgttacagcctaaatttaaaatggataaaatgtaaaaggaaaaaaagaaaaataattgcaaagtattattttttttttttcatcacaataccccagaatgtcaaagtggaactttatttttcaacatttttacaaattaataataaatgctgaaatgtctttagtTAATAAGTATTCCACACCCGTTGTTCTGGTAAGTCTAAAAAAAATAGTttaaccagtcacataataagttgcatggattctgtgtgcaataatagtgtttaacataaattttgaatgactacataatctctgtaccccacacatactgtaaggtccctcagtgaatttcaaacacagattcaaccacatctctacatgaaaatggcgctggaggggatggctgccgttttatgagCTCTTGACCAATTGCGCTAttgagtgttttttattttttgcattgtttgtaacttattttgtctcttatgactgaaaatagctTTTGgttatcagaacagcgattactcacctcaaactggtaTGTCTATTTGTCAGTAACAGCTAATATTGAGGAAGTTTCaaggtattgcttgcctgaggtagagtacctcatgataagctgtagaccacactatctaccaagaaagttttcatctatatttttcgtagctgtctatttcccacaacaaactgatgctggcactaaagcCGCACTCAACGagttgtataaggccataagcaaacttGAAAATGCTTTTCCAGAAGcgccgctcctagtggccggggactttcaTGCATTGAAACTTacatccgttttacctcatttctaccagcatgttacatgtgcaaccagaggggggaaaaaactctagaccacctttactctacacacagagacacatacagctctccctcacactccatttggcaaatctgaccataattctatcctcctgattcctgcttacaagcaaaaactaaataAGGAAGtaacagtgactcgctcaatatggaagtagTCAGGAAACGCAGATGCTGcgctacagtactgttttactATCACAGACTGaaaaatgttccgggattcaggagtataccacctcagtcaccgggcttcatcaataagtggaTTGATCAGTCGTCCccacgtacatatcccaaccagaagccatggattacaggcaacatctgcacagCGCTAAAGGCTAGACCTGCTGCTTTCAGGGAACTGGACagtaatccggacgcttataagaaatcacgctatgccctcagacgggCTATATGCCTTTCAGgcttgcttcaaggcaagcaacactgaagcatgcacgagagcactaGCTGTTATGGACGACTATGATCACTCTCTCCGTAGCCGATATGagcaagaccttttaaacaggtcaacattcacaaggattaccaggaagtgtagTTAGAGCATGCGTGGAACAACTAGCAATTGttttcactaacattttcaacctctccctgaccgagtctgtaatatctacatgttttaagcagaccaccatagtccctgtgcccaagaaagcgaaggtaacctgcctaaatgactactgccccgtagtcggtagccatgaagtgctttgaaaggctagtcatggctcacatcaacaccatcatcccggaaaccctagaccattccaattcgcataccgccccaacagatccacagatgatgcaatctctattgcactccacaatgccctttctcacctggacaaaaggaacacctatgtgagaatgctgttcattgactacagctcagtgttcaacaccatagtgcccacaaagctcatcactaatctaaggacccagggactaaacacctccctctgcaactggatcctggacttcctgacgtgctgCCTCCAGGTGCTAAGGGTATGCAACAACACCtctgcttagtcccttcctgtactccctgttcacccacaactgcgtagCCAAGCACCACTCCAACaccacaacagtggtaggcctgatcaccaacaacgataagatggcctatagggaggtcagagacctggcagtgtggtgccaggacaacaacctctccctccaaCTTAAttaaagacaaaggagctgatcgtggactacaggaaaaggagggccgaacgcTCCCCCTTCACATCAACACGGCTGTAGTGGAGGCAGTTGTGCGTTTcaagtgtccacatcaccaagacagtcataaggagggcacgacaacacctttttccccccaggagactgaaaagatttggcatgggtccccagattctcaaaagttctacagctggaccatcgagagcatcctgaccggttgcatcaccgcctggtatggaaactgctcggcatccgaccgtaagacGCTACacagggtagtgcgtactgcccagcccagtgcatcactggagccaagcttcctgccatccaggacctctataccagtggtggaaaaagtactcaaaatGTAAAGATACTTggggggataaaaataaatggaatagagctaagcactggACAATTCCTAGAGAAAATTGGTTgtctgcttttcaacagacactgggagacccattcacctttcagcaggacaattccctaaaacacaaggccaaatctacactgtagttgcttaccaagaagacattgaatgttcccgagtggcctagttacagtttggctgtctagctatgatcaacaaccaacttgacagaacttcaAGAATTTTAGAAATAATAATGTACAAATATTGTTCAGTCCATGTGGGGGACTCTGGGATTTGAGTGTTTTTGTAACTGCTATTTCCTGCTATCTAGAGCCTTAAATTACAAcagctgttgtttacgaagcaagTGATGAATAAAATTAGATTCTATTTGATCCTATGGTTCTAAGATTAACTTAGCCTTAAGATACTTTTGAGAAACCGGACCCTGGTCATTACCAGAATAACTAAAACAGTTATGCATTTGTAATCTATCTGTGTAGGCTACTTATTCATGTTTAGTTCTAACCCTTCCCATTGTATCTTTTAGCTTTGGCTCCTAACCTTTTATCTTTCTCTTGACCAGGAAATCGGTGATGTGGAGAACTGGGCTCGCAGTATTGAGATGGATATGAGAACCATCGCCACAGCTCTGGAGTACGTACACAAGGGGCAGCTCACATCAGCCTCTTCATAGACACTCTGAACCTAAACCCAGAACTGATGGATTGCTACTAGCGTTGGTATATGAACACTCTCACTGTGAAAGAGGGGGTGGATTCACAGCGGATACCACAATTCTGGAACCAAAATCCCGATAAGTCATCTATCTCAAAGGACGATACGTGGGTTCAGACATGACTACGGCTTTAAGGCTCTTTCCAGTGTTCATGAGTGACACATTGTGTTACAGTAGGTATGTCTATGGACAAATAAACCTTATTGATCAGAGCATCTTAAGTCCCATCGGCAATGTTGTTTTGTTAACAACTCTTGTATTGTTATAGGTCTATACCACATATAATAACCTTGTGGTGGAAATATCTAACTGTCCTCCTACTATGTGTAATAATGGGCCATAACCTCACATCTGGTCCATGTGAATGTAGCAACACTCCTAATAATAAGGATTTAGCCGTTCACACAAACATTATTTCGCCAGTGAGTTGATCAGTGTGGGAGAACGAGGCAAAGCATATCTAACAAATCAATTTTTTTACGATCTTCTCCTGCGAATATGAATAGTTCAGATTGGGGTGCTAGTCTCTCTAAATTTATTACATTTCCCTATTCCCATGGAGGATGAACAGGACAGCTAGCTGACACGGAACTCAAACAGGCTGTGTGCATGCGCCattgtgcataaatgtattttgtccccccacgccaaacgtgatcacgacacgcagggttaaaatatcaaaacaaactctgaaccaattatattaatttggggacaggtcaaaaagcattaaacatttatggcaatttagctagctagcttgcacttgctaggtaatttgtcctatttagctagcttgcacttgctagctaatttgtcctatttagctagcttgctgttgctagctaatttgtcctgggttTCTAatcattgagttgttattttacctgaaatgcacaaggtcctctactccactaATTAAGCCACGCAttaaacggtcaactgaatcgtttctagtcatctctcctccttccaggctttttcttctcttgactttatattgcgattggcaactttcataaattaggtgcattaccgccactggcCTCGTTCGTCTTTcggtcacccacgtgggtataaccaatgaaatggcacatgggtacctgcttctataaaccaatgaggagatggcacgtgggtacctgcttctataaaccaatgaggagatggaagaTACAGGCCTTGCAGCgtgatctgcatcagaaatataactgacttctattttagcccttggcaacagaCGTGTGGGTGAAATAATTGAATGATAtagatttcaaaatgtattttgcgacACTGGAACAAAAGAGGCCTGTTTGTGTAAAAGTAGCGTGGGTAAATTGGATTTATTGGCTTGTAATTAAATGAGCAAGTCTCCTGTTTTAGAAAGAGACTGACTAGTTACTGCCTTCTCCCTGTCTGACTAAAACTACCTACCCTGGTTGTTGCAGAATTCCTGAATGAATATTCATCACTGAGTAAGATGGAAGAGGCAGGACTTGAGGAGCCCTGCACACTATTAACCCAATATTAAATGGATTGTGGCAGCAGGCAGATCATGCAATAGTCATTTACTCCTTACTCTGCTTAATCTTAATCGGCATGCGATCATAATCGAAGTAAGCATATGCCGATTTAAACATCTGGTTTTCTGCGCCATCTTTCAAATGATTACGACATGTAAAGAAACTTAATCAGATTTCCAGCGGTGTGTTTGACCTGCAGATGTGCCAGAACCAGCAGCACACATTTCCTTTGAATACACAAGTATGCATCTTAGAAAtatagttttcacatacaaactttataGGTCCGAACTCCGTCTCTAATAGGCTCCTCAAAAAATAACAGGGTTGTTGTGTGAGAGCGTTTTTATTTTGATTGCCGATTTTTCTGCATTCATCAAagtcccatcaggtagcctgatttcagatgtgtccatgttaacaggatttttttggggggggggaaatcgTCTTCTTGTAAAAgcatgtaaacattttgaaatcaAATTATTATGTTAATTGGACTATGTGCACAGAACCGTACTCATTCATGTCAGTCTGGGTTAGCAAGGCTAGCTACCTCTACCCTGTGTAATAAATGCTAATAAATGCTAGGCTAGCTACCTCTACCCTGTGTAATAAATGCTAATAAATGCAAGGCTAGCTACCTCTACCCTGTGTAATAAATGCTAGGCTAGCTACCTCTACCCTGTGTAATAAATGCTAATAAATGCTAGGCTAGCTACCTCTACCCTGTGTAATAAATGCGACGGTAACATCTCAACAGTCTCTTGCTCCTTGAAAACCTTTTGGATCATGTATGTTCCTCTTCAGTTAATAATTCTCATCTACTGTATGTCTTGTAGCCTGATGTTGTCTGTTTACGCTATCGTGCCAACTCATTGTTATGTCTTAACACATTGACGGCAATGGAGTTGGTAAacccacaaacagatctgggggaCTAGGCCATAGGCTAGGCCACAAGAGGAAACATACTTGTCTGTTAACTTTCATGTTTTATTGTGATGCTTCTCTTTTCTTGAATGAAGACATCAAGTGGCGGACAAACTCTGACATTTGTATTATTGTTGGGTTGTGGAATCCAGATAGATACCAGTTAATCCAGCTACAGAACACAGTAAAGCAACGATAGAAAGATACCAGTTAATCCAGCTACAGAACAAAGTAAAGCAACGATAGAAAGATACCAGTTAATCCAGCTACAGAACACAGTAAAGCAACGATCGAAAGATACCAGTTAATCCAGCTACAGAACACAGTAAAGCAACGATAGAAAGATACCAGTTAATCCAGCTAATCCAGCTACAGAACACAGTAAAACAACGATAGAAAGATACCAGTTAAtccagatacagaacaaagtaaAGCAACGATAGAAAGATACCAGTTAAtccagatacagaacaaagtaaAGCAACGATAGAAAGATACCACTTAATCCAGCTACAGGACACAGTAAAGCAACGATAGAAAGATACCAGTTAATCCAGCTACAGAACACAGTAAAGCAACGATAGAAAGATACCAGCTAATCCAGCTACAGAACAGTAAAACAACGATAGAAAGATACCAGTTAAtccagatacagaacaaagtaaAGCAACGATAGAAAGATACCACTTAATCCAGCTACAGAACAGAGTAAAGCAACGATAGAAAGATCCCAGTTAATCCAGCTACAGAACAAAGTAAAGCAACGATAGAAAGATACCACTTAATCCAGCTAATCCAGCTACAGAACACAGTAAAGAAACGATAGAAAGATACCAGTTAATCCAGCTACAGAACACAATAAAGCAACGATAGAAAGATACCAGTTAATCCAGCTACAGAACAAAGTAATGTTGCGTCACAAGGCATTGGAGCTCAATCACATTCTTGTTTGGTAACCACTCTCTTTCATAAATTCTGACATGACTTTTGTGTTGTTGCAATGGACAAATTGATCTAAAATACAACAAGAATCTCAACCTTAGGCGATGAGCCCAACTAACTTTTACCagagttttgtcacacaacacaatgccacagatgtctcaagtttcaGAGAGcgttcaattggcatgctgactgcaggaatgtccaccagagctgtttccagagaatttaatgttcatttctaaACCTTAAACCGCCTCAAATGTTGTTTTAGGGAATTTTGCTGtacgttcaaccggcctcacaaccgcagaccacgtgtatggcgtcgcgtgtgcgagcagtttgctgacgtcaacagagtggtggggttatggtatgggcaggcgtaagctacggacaacgaacacaattgcattttatcgatgacaatttgaatgcagagataccgtgacgagatcctgaggcccattgtcgtgccattcatctgccgccatcacctcatgtttcagcatgataatgcacgaccccgtgtcgcaagaatctgtacaaaattcctggaagctgaaaatgtcccagttcttccatggcctgtatactcaccagacatgtcagtCATTGAGCATGtgcgggatgctctggatcgacgtgtacgacagcgtgttctagtttccgccaatatccagcaacttcacacagccattgaagaggagtgggacgacattccacaagccacaatcaacagccaaaTGTAGGTCACACCAGAAActggctggttttctgatccacgccccttcttcttcttcttcttctactttttaaaggtatctgcagatgcatatctgtattcccagtcatgtgaaatccataggttagggcctaatttatttatttcaattgactgatttccttgtatgaactcttgagtaaaatctttgaaattgctgGATGTGcgttttatattttagttcaggaTATATAATGGCGTGTAAAGACAGTATAttaatagaaaaggtgtgtgtaTCAGTAGTTATaaaggatgagccatgactagaatacagtaaatGCATATGAAgttggtaaaacagtatgtaaacattatgaaaGTGACCCGTGTTCAATGGCTATGTACATGGGGCAGCAGTCTGGTGCAGGGTAGAGAACGGGGTTGTAGCTGATTTAGAACAGTGACTTAAGGCTAGtagtgactatttaacagtctgatggcctggagaagCAGTCTCTCATTCACAGCCTTGATGGACCTGTACTGTCTCCGCTTTCTAAatggcggggtgaacaggccgtggttcGGGTGGCTGAgctccttgatgatcttctagatggtagcggggtgaacaggccgtggctcgaatggctgaggtccttgataatcttcttggccttcctgtgacaccgggtgttgtagatgtcctggaggacaggcagtgtgccctcagtgatgcgttgggctgaccgggcccttggtgatgcgttgggctgactgggccctcggtgatgcgttgggctgaccgggccctcggtgatgcgttgggctgaccgggccctcggtgatgcgttgggctgaccgggccctcagtgatgtgttgggatGACCGCACCCCCCTCTGGAGAGCAATGCGGTTGCGGACGGTtctgttgccgtaccaggcggtgatacagcctgacaggatgctctcaattgtgctaTGTTACATACTGACAGTTACATAATGAAAGTCTAGTGGTAGATGTACATTTTCCATGGATTGGTCTTGACATGAACtaatcattttttttgtttttaaatcacATAAATGTATGTCCAGAATTTAGTGGTCCCTGAATGTATTGCAGTTACTGGGCCCATAATTCCTCCTTCCCACCTGTCTTtattcccaacacacacacagtccatgtacacacacacacacacacagtccatatacacacacacagtccatgtacacacacatacacacacacacattccatgtacacacacacatacacacacacacagtccatgtacacacacatacacacacacaccagtccatgttcacacacatacacacacacacacacacacagtccgatgtacacacacatacacacacgcacacagtccatgtacacacacatacacacacgcacacagtccatgtacatacacacagtccatatacacacacacatacacacacacacattccatgtacacacacacatacacacacacacagtccatgtacacacacatacacacacacaccagtccatgttcacacacatacacacacacacacacacagtccatgtacacacacacacacacacagtccgatgtacacacacacacacacacacacacagtccatgtacacacacacatacacatacacatacacacagtccatgtacacacacatacacatacacacacacacacacacatacacacagtccgatgtacacacacacacagtccatgtgcgcacacacacacacacacacacacacacacacacacacacacacacacacagtccatgtacacatacacacattccttgtacacacacatacacacacacacacagtccatgtacacacacatacacatacacacagtccatgtacacacacacatacacacacacacagtccatgtacacacacatacacacacacacacacacacacagtccatgtacatacacacacacacacacacacacacacacagtccatgtacacacacacatacatacacacagtccaTGTTTACACACAGTTTGCAGATTGTCTTATAGGATAAACTACAGGGATAAAGCTCTTTCTCTGCCAgtcacacacagtgacacaacaCAGGCTCCAGGGACCAAACTGTTACTgtcagagacggagagagagaagaggaggtagACCTGAGCCTACAGTAAACCACTGATAACAGGTAGGTTGGCATTTTCATTTCAGGGATAAGGTAGGTTGGCAGTTCTAACATATTCATCAGATAATTAAAACTGATTCATGTAAATTGCTAACCAATCTTTCAAACTTTAAAGTATTGTTAGATATGTACAAGGTGACATAGCTGGTTCTTGTGCATGACATGTGTCCATTGTAATATATTAGTATTTATTATTGAGTTATTTACATGAATGTTAAGCTCTAAATGGACCGGGCTTTCTAAGAGTTTGCACTGATTTGCAAATGTTATTAtccagaggggagaggagtaaaTAAGGACAGTTTCATATGCTCAGCTTTGTCATGTGGCTCGGCGATATGGCCTAAAAGTTCTTATCTCCATTTGTTGTTGCTGTTATGCCATCTCTAAATAAGCTTTGTTTGTACAAttaaaggtcaaatacactgcTTTTCAAACAAtcagcaataatctaatgaattcaggggTTGTAAAATTTATACataggctaaatataagccttccacatCCATAAGACCTACTAACAATTACAAATAGTTTTaaacctttttttttgttgcaataaTCACAGATCTGACTTTCAAGACTGTTTATGAAAATAACATTTTTGTTACAAACACAGCCTgaaccatgcataatgcacataCGCTAATAATGACTAACTAAAGCAGGTATTTATATAGAAAATGTCTCCTAAACAATAatctcaagcacaagcccacgtgctagtgagtagccagctgaTCTTTGTTATCCGACTTGGATCTATCTGCTAGCTAACAAGGTggaacagttgaattgttatgaacacacccttctgtctgtctccaacggtttcaacagcatgctagcctgtccactttgtcAATTGTTGAAatcttatttctcagaatgagaacataCCAATTCCTTGTATAATTGTATTTTATGCTTATTGCTCATTTATAAAAACACAGATTAGACCACTAGTATAACAGTCGtttggctaaaatgctgctagcggtACGTGGTACCTCAATGCCGCGTGCGACAAACTTAGCATTACttttccagaatcaatgttcattgatactccCGTTTTAGTAGTGTTTGCTCTGCTCTCAATCTGAGGAGACAGTACAATAATGTACAATAATGTCTCACTGTGTCTTGTTGTCCatattctgttggaccaaacctgaAATGCAAATAGCGAGTTGAAACCATTTgtcagagaagggggagg
This is a stretch of genomic DNA from Oncorhynchus mykiss isolate Arlee chromosome 7, USDA_OmykA_1.1, whole genome shotgun sequence. It encodes these proteins:
- the LOC110528584 gene encoding biogenesis of lysosome-related organelles complex 1 subunit 1 isoform X1 gives rise to the protein MLSRLLKEHQSKQTERKELQGERKEEGRRREAITAATCLTEALVDHLNVGVAKAYVNQRKLDHEVKTLQVQAGQFSKQTGQWISMVEGFNQALKEIGDVENWARSIEMDMRTIATALEYVHKGQLTSASS
- the LOC110528584 gene encoding biogenesis of lysosome-related organelles complex 1 subunit 1 isoform X2, encoding MLSRLLKEHQSKQTERKELQEGRRREAITAATCLTEALVDHLNVGVAKAYVNQRKLDHEVKTLQVQAGQFSKQTGQWISMVEGFNQALKEIGDVENWARSIEMDMRTIATALEYVHKGQLTSASS